In Nocardia sp. NBC_00403, one DNA window encodes the following:
- a CDS encoding magnesium transporter MgtE N-terminal domain-containing protein, producing MAATRVYVARLAGLVVLGPDGESIGRIRDVVVAIRYDGQQPRIHGLVVELPTRRRIFVPMLRVTAIEPGVVTLNTGTVSLRRFAQRPGELLAIAQIVDSTVRVHDPGLPDLAEVDVFVADLGIEQTRTRDWVVTRVAVRGHRRIGRRRTVHVVDWTQVSGLTPYEVGRPGQDVTQLLAQFEGMRPADVAHLLRELPEKRRIEVAEALDDERLADVVQEMPDDDQVELLGHLEVRRAADVLEAMDPDDAADLLGELSTGERESLLALMDPEESEPVRRLLEHSPDTAGGLMTPKPIILTPATTVAEALARVRNPDLTPALASMVFVVRPPTATPTGRYLGCVHIQQLLREPPAHLVGGILDTDLAPLRPDVPLGAVTRYFATYNLVCGPVVDAQNHLLGAVSVDDVLDHLLPEDWRDQEESHVGVPGHE from the coding sequence ATGGCAGCAACCAGGGTGTACGTCGCCAGGCTGGCCGGCCTGGTGGTGCTCGGCCCGGACGGCGAGTCTATCGGCCGCATCCGCGACGTCGTCGTGGCCATCCGGTACGACGGCCAACAGCCGCGCATCCATGGCCTCGTCGTCGAATTGCCGACCCGGCGGCGGATTTTCGTGCCGATGCTGCGGGTCACCGCGATCGAGCCCGGTGTGGTGACGCTCAATACCGGCACGGTCAGCCTGCGCCGATTCGCGCAGCGACCCGGCGAACTGCTCGCGATCGCCCAGATCGTGGATTCCACGGTGCGCGTGCACGATCCTGGTCTGCCCGACCTCGCCGAGGTCGACGTCTTCGTCGCCGATCTCGGGATCGAGCAGACCAGGACACGGGACTGGGTGGTGACCAGGGTTGCGGTGCGCGGGCACCGGCGTATCGGCCGCCGCCGCACCGTGCACGTGGTGGATTGGACGCAGGTCAGCGGCCTGACCCCCTACGAGGTCGGCAGGCCGGGCCAGGACGTCACCCAATTGCTTGCCCAGTTCGAGGGCATGCGACCCGCCGACGTCGCACACTTGCTTCGGGAACTTCCGGAGAAGCGGCGCATCGAGGTCGCCGAGGCACTCGACGACGAACGGCTCGCCGACGTCGTGCAGGAAATGCCCGACGACGACCAGGTCGAACTGCTCGGACACCTGGAGGTGCGCAGGGCCGCCGACGTGCTGGAGGCCATGGACCCCGACGACGCCGCCGACCTGCTCGGCGAGCTGTCCACCGGGGAGCGCGAATCGCTGCTCGCGCTGATGGATCCGGAGGAGTCCGAGCCGGTGCGTAGGTTGCTGGAGCACTCCCCCGACACCGCTGGCGGTCTGATGACACCGAAGCCGATCATCCTGACACCGGCGACTACGGTCGCCGAAGCGCTTGCCCGGGTCCGCAATCCGGACCTGACGCCCGCACTCGCCTCGATGGTGTTCGTGGTCCGCCCGCCGACAGCCACCCCGACGGGCCGCTACCTGGGTTGTGTGCACATTCAGCAACTGCTGCGCGAACCGCCCGCGCATCTGGTCGGCGGCATCCTGGACACCGACCTCGCCCCGCTGCGGCCCGATGTCCCGCTCGGTGCGGTGACGCGCTATTTCGCCACCTACAACCTGGTCTGTGGGCCGGTGGTGGACGCCCAGAATCATCTGCTCGGCGCGGTGAGCGTCGACGATGTCCTCGATCACCTGCTGCCGGAAGACTGGCGCGACCAGGAAGAATCGCACGTGGGAGTACCCGGACATGAGTGA
- a CDS encoding lytic transglycosylase domain-containing protein, translating to MGRHRKPPAANVRRSSVIALTGLVPAGLAAVAAASNVGIANETVASVLEHLPGDEQDDQVPRSAAVAEPPATADFVAHTMARQAHATPPVVKTVALPDGRQPAAMTPGPLGIPGVAIAAYQSAEHTLAAENPACGMPWYLLAGIGRVESTHAFGGKADADGNPLTPVYGPVLDGSLSGNNVIHDSDGGTLDGLAGYDRAIGPMQFLPETWKHYAADGNGDGIADPQNLFDAALTTGKYLCDGGLNMHDLAQQSRAILRYNNSMAYVANVMAWATSYSSGVAPQPGQLPRI from the coding sequence GTGGGGCGTCACCGAAAACCACCGGCTGCCAACGTAAGACGCAGCTCTGTTATCGCATTGACAGGATTGGTTCCCGCTGGGCTCGCGGCAGTGGCTGCCGCGTCCAATGTGGGCATTGCCAATGAGACCGTGGCGTCGGTCTTGGAACACCTGCCGGGGGACGAACAAGACGACCAGGTTCCCAGATCCGCGGCCGTCGCCGAACCACCAGCGACGGCCGACTTCGTCGCTCACACCATGGCCAGGCAGGCGCATGCTACGCCTCCCGTCGTGAAAACCGTTGCGCTGCCGGATGGTAGACAACCCGCCGCCATGACACCTGGTCCGCTGGGTATCCCCGGCGTCGCGATCGCCGCGTATCAATCCGCCGAACACACCCTCGCCGCCGAGAATCCCGCCTGCGGGATGCCCTGGTACCTGCTCGCCGGAATCGGCCGCGTCGAATCCACCCATGCCTTCGGCGGCAAGGCCGATGCGGACGGCAACCCGTTGACACCCGTCTACGGACCGGTGCTCGACGGCAGCCTGTCGGGCAACAATGTCATCCACGATTCCGACGGCGGCACCCTGGACGGTCTGGCCGGCTACGACCGCGCCATCGGGCCGATGCAGTTTCTGCCGGAGACGTGGAAGCATTACGCCGCCGACGGCAACGGTGACGGCATCGCCGACCCGCAGAACCTCTTCGACGCGGCGCTGACCACAGGAAAGTACCTCTGCGACGGCGGATTGAACATGCACGATCTCGCCCAGCAGTCCCGGGCGATCCTGCGCTACAACAACTCGATGGCCTACGTCGCCAACGTCATGGCGTGGGCGACTTCCTACAGCAGCGGCGTCGCACCACAGCCCGGACAGCTGCCGCGGATCTGA
- a CDS encoding Mrp/NBP35 family ATP-binding protein, with the protein MSVVTEADVRGALAKVDDPEIRKPITELGMVKSIAIGVDSNVHIEIFLTTAGCPLRTEITQRVTKAVADVAGVGAITVELDVMNDEQRTNLRKQLRGDSADPVIPFAQPGSLTRVYAVASGKGGVGKSSVTVNLAAAMAARGLSVGVLDADIYGHSIPRMLGTDARPTQVERMIMPPQAHGVKMISIAQFTQGNTPVVWRGPMLHRALQQFLADVFWGDLDVLLLDLPPGTGDIAISIAQLIPGAEILVVTTPQIAAAEVAERAGAIALQTRQRIAGVIENMSWLDLPDGSRMELYGSGGGQIVSERLTRAVGADVPLLGQIPIEQAVREAGDEGIPIVLSAPESAAGKALLDVADKLAVRRRGLAGMSLGIDTTRHL; encoded by the coding sequence ATGTCAGTGGTAACGGAAGCGGATGTGCGGGGAGCCCTCGCGAAGGTCGACGACCCGGAGATCCGCAAGCCGATCACCGAACTCGGCATGGTGAAGAGCATTGCGATCGGCGTGGACAGCAATGTCCACATCGAGATCTTCTTGACGACCGCGGGCTGCCCGCTGCGCACCGAGATCACGCAGCGGGTCACCAAGGCGGTGGCCGACGTCGCCGGCGTCGGCGCCATCACGGTCGAGCTCGATGTGATGAACGACGAGCAGCGCACCAACCTGCGCAAGCAGCTGCGCGGCGATTCGGCCGATCCGGTGATCCCGTTCGCCCAGCCCGGCTCGCTCACCCGCGTGTACGCGGTCGCCTCCGGCAAGGGCGGCGTCGGAAAGTCCAGTGTCACCGTCAATCTCGCGGCCGCCATGGCCGCGCGCGGCCTCTCGGTCGGCGTGCTGGACGCGGACATCTACGGCCACTCCATCCCACGCATGCTCGGCACCGACGCCCGCCCGACCCAGGTCGAGCGAATGATCATGCCGCCGCAGGCCCACGGCGTGAAGATGATCTCGATCGCACAATTCACCCAGGGCAATACGCCTGTGGTGTGGCGCGGCCCGATGCTGCACCGCGCGCTGCAACAGTTCCTCGCCGATGTTTTCTGGGGCGACCTGGACGTGCTGCTGCTCGACCTGCCGCCCGGCACCGGCGATATCGCCATCTCCATCGCCCAGCTCATTCCCGGCGCCGAGATCCTGGTCGTCACCACCCCGCAGATCGCCGCCGCGGAGGTCGCCGAGCGCGCGGGCGCCATCGCACTGCAGACCCGGCAGCGCATCGCGGGCGTCATCGAAAACATGTCCTGGCTCGACCTGCCCGACGGCAGCCGGATGGAGCTCTACGGCTCCGGCGGCGGCCAGATCGTTTCCGAACGGCTCACCCGCGCCGTCGGCGCCGATGTCCCACTGCTCGGTCAGATCCCGATCGAACAGGCGGTGCGGGAAGCGGGCGACGAAGGCATCCCCATCGTGCTCAGCGCTCCGGAGAGCGCGGCAGGCAAGGCGCTGCTCGACGTCGCCGACAAGCTCGCCGTCCGCCGCCGCGGCCTTGCGGGCATGTCCCTCGGCATCGACACCACCCGGCACCTGTAG
- a CDS encoding DUF3117 domain-containing protein: MAAMKPRTGDGPLEATKEGRGIVMRVPLEGGGRLVVELTPDEAAALGDELKSVTS, translated from the coding sequence ATGGCGGCCATGAAGCCCCGCACCGGGGACGGTCCCCTCGAGGCAACCAAGGAAGGGCGTGGAATCGTCATGCGGGTTCCACTCGAGGGTGGCGGGCGTTTGGTCGTAGAGCTCACGCCGGATGAGGCAGCAGCGCTTGGTGACGAATTGAAGAGTGTCACCAGCTAG
- a CDS encoding HpcH/HpaI aldolase/citrate lyase family protein: MKPRRSVLACPGSNPKMIEKAKGLPVDEVFLDLEDAVAPVAKAAARANIVAALNEPGWGAQLRVVRVNDWTTEWTYADVITVVEGAGAALDAILLPKVTDAGQVRALDLLLTQLEKASGLEVGRIGIEPQIENALGLRNIDEIATASERVQTLVFGPADFMASINMRTLVVGEQPEGYDTGDAYHHILMTILLAARAHGLQAIDGPYLQIRDVDGFRRAAARTAALGFDGKWVLHPGQIDAANEIFSPRQTDYDRAEQILDAYAFHTSAAGGARGAVMLGDEMIDEASAKMAQVIADKGRAAGMQRSSQ; the protein is encoded by the coding sequence ATGAAGCCGCGCCGTTCGGTGCTCGCCTGTCCGGGCAGTAACCCGAAAATGATCGAGAAGGCCAAGGGTCTGCCCGTGGACGAGGTGTTTCTCGATCTCGAGGACGCGGTCGCGCCGGTGGCCAAGGCCGCCGCCCGCGCGAATATCGTGGCGGCGCTGAACGAACCGGGCTGGGGTGCGCAGCTGCGGGTGGTGCGAGTCAACGACTGGACCACCGAATGGACCTACGCCGACGTCATTACCGTCGTCGAGGGGGCAGGCGCGGCGCTGGATGCGATCCTGCTGCCGAAGGTCACCGACGCCGGTCAGGTCAGGGCCCTCGATCTGCTGCTCACCCAGCTGGAGAAGGCCAGCGGACTCGAGGTCGGCCGCATCGGCATCGAACCGCAGATCGAAAATGCGTTGGGGCTGCGCAATATCGACGAGATCGCCACCGCGAGCGAGCGAGTGCAGACGCTGGTCTTCGGCCCCGCCGATTTCATGGCGAGCATCAACATGCGCACCCTGGTGGTCGGCGAACAGCCGGAGGGTTACGACACCGGTGACGCCTACCACCACATCCTGATGACCATCCTGCTCGCGGCCCGCGCGCACGGTCTGCAGGCGATCGATGGCCCGTACCTGCAGATCCGCGACGTCGATGGGTTCCGAAGGGCAGCGGCACGCACCGCGGCGCTCGGCTTCGACGGCAAATGGGTGCTGCATCCCGGTCAAATCGACGCCGCCAACGAGATTTTCAGCCCGCGTCAGACCGATTACGACCGCGCCGAGCAGATTTTGGACGCCTACGCCTTCCATACCTCCGCGGCGGGCGGAGCGCGTGGGGCGGTCATGCTCGGTGACGAGATGATCGATGAGGCGAGCGCGAAAATGGCGCAGGTGATCGCCGACAAGGGCCGGGCCGCGGGAATGCAGCGTTCGTCTCAATGA
- a CDS encoding suppressor of fused domain protein: MEVVDKVRTEVLDHFGVDTAGVDSASVTFLGLEPIEILRIPGDDLVHYVTLGGSRHPMGDPTDLLADPVRGPRAELVLALRAGSGTSAGLAKTLGVLAATPVVEGVVLQADALLDLGEPMWRDAPFTAVLLGESDIPAVVLPEPAEPVRYLTVVPVTATEAAWVRVRGAQALRDAWTEAGIDVHDPARGAASL, translated from the coding sequence ATGGAGGTAGTGGATAAGGTCCGCACCGAGGTGCTGGACCATTTCGGTGTGGACACCGCGGGTGTGGATTCCGCGTCGGTGACGTTCCTCGGCTTGGAGCCCATCGAAATACTGCGGATTCCCGGCGATGATCTGGTGCATTACGTGACGTTGGGCGGATCGCGCCATCCGATGGGTGATCCGACCGACCTGCTCGCGGATCCGGTGCGCGGGCCGCGGGCCGAGCTGGTGCTCGCCTTGCGCGCCGGGTCGGGGACGAGTGCGGGCCTGGCCAAGACGCTCGGTGTGCTCGCCGCGACGCCCGTTGTGGAAGGTGTTGTGCTGCAGGCGGATGCGCTGCTCGACCTGGGTGAGCCGATGTGGCGGGATGCGCCGTTCACCGCGGTTCTGTTGGGCGAGAGCGACATTCCCGCGGTGGTGTTGCCCGAGCCCGCCGAGCCGGTCAGGTATCTGACGGTCGTTCCGGTGACCGCGACCGAGGCGGCGTGGGTGCGGGTGCGTGGTGCACAGGCGTTGCGCGATGCGTGGACCGAAGCGGGGATCGATGTGCACGATCCCGCGCGCGGTGCCGCATCGCTGTAG
- a CDS encoding lytic transglycosylase domain-containing protein: protein MRISAPITVSALVVAGLVSAGSATHTTQSTTPPKAPEALLAASRGPVVGSGAAGIAADAPLSRTVGLLPVTPDAPRKLRAMTPSADGLPMFAGSVPLHDIALPRTGGALGIPEMVLAAYRNAELALESSMPGCGLSWSLLAGIGRIESAHASSGRTDAAGTTVTPIFGPALDGTLPGNEVIRAADGSAVRAIGPMQFLPGTWRLYAADGNGDGVADPHNVFDAALAAGKYLCSGGLNLRDPAQELRSVLRYNNSMAYAANVLSWSAAYRTGGTPSQVSISPGLIPPGTAPIQAGPDMLAANSVAPSTAAEHPPTASTTVTPAAPAQVMITIPGLPPIPCGIFCPAPPKPVNPCDPPVVAAPIPMSIQFPIPIPIQIPIPGQPAPAPVTPGQTYGTAGEPNAAGEPVDPEHPKPPQLPASCTQPGAAPNEQAPAQSAPNEQAPAQSPGETQQVQPTEEPEVTNTPESGPAEPAPAVAPTTTPQPGITLPFGIVIPLLPQG, encoded by the coding sequence ATGCGAATATCTGCTCCGATAACCGTGTCGGCCCTCGTGGTCGCGGGTCTTGTCTCTGCTGGATCGGCAACACACACCACCCAATCGACCACGCCGCCCAAGGCGCCGGAGGCTTTGCTCGCGGCGTCCAGAGGTCCCGTGGTGGGCAGCGGCGCGGCGGGCATAGCCGCCGATGCGCCATTGTCCAGGACAGTCGGCCTGCTTCCGGTCACTCCGGATGCACCACGCAAACTTCGAGCAATGACTCCGTCCGCCGATGGATTGCCGATGTTCGCGGGCTCCGTTCCGCTGCACGATATCGCGCTGCCCAGGACGGGCGGCGCTCTCGGAATTCCGGAAATGGTGCTCGCGGCCTACCGCAATGCCGAACTGGCCCTGGAATCCTCGATGCCCGGGTGCGGTCTGTCCTGGAGCCTGCTCGCAGGCATCGGCCGGATCGAATCGGCGCACGCGAGCAGTGGGCGCACCGACGCCGCGGGCACTACTGTCACCCCCATTTTCGGGCCCGCGCTCGACGGGACTCTGCCCGGCAACGAGGTGATCAGGGCCGCCGACGGCAGCGCGGTGCGCGCCATCGGCCCGATGCAGTTCCTACCCGGCACCTGGAGGCTGTACGCCGCCGACGGCAACGGTGACGGAGTCGCCGACCCACACAACGTTTTCGACGCCGCACTCGCCGCGGGCAAATATCTCTGCTCCGGCGGCTTGAACCTGCGCGATCCGGCGCAGGAACTGCGCTCGGTGCTGCGCTACAACAACTCGATGGCCTACGCGGCCAATGTGCTGAGCTGGTCGGCGGCCTACCGCACCGGTGGCACACCGAGCCAGGTGAGTATCTCCCCCGGTTTGATTCCGCCGGGCACCGCGCCGATCCAGGCGGGACCGGACATGCTGGCCGCCAATTCGGTCGCGCCGTCCACGGCTGCCGAGCACCCGCCGACCGCGTCGACCACCGTCACCCCGGCGGCGCCGGCCCAGGTGATGATCACCATCCCGGGGCTGCCGCCGATCCCGTGCGGCATCTTCTGCCCAGCACCGCCCAAGCCCGTGAATCCGTGCGACCCGCCGGTGGTCGCGGCGCCGATCCCGATGTCGATCCAGTTCCCGATCCCGATCCCGATCCAGATTCCGATCCCCGGCCAACCGGCGCCTGCCCCGGTCACACCAGGACAGACCTACGGCACGGCGGGCGAACCGAACGCTGCGGGCGAACCGGTCGACCCCGAGCACCCGAAGCCGCCACAGCTACCCGCCTCGTGCACACAGCCGGGCGCCGCTCCGAACGAACAGGCGCCCGCGCAATCCGCTCCGAACGAGCAGGCGCCCGCGCAATCGCCTGGCGAAACACAGCAGGTCCAGCCGACCGAGGAGCCGGAGGTCACCAATACACCGGAGTCGGGCCCTGCCGAACCCGCCCCGGCCGTCGCCCCGACGACAACTCCACAGCCGGGCATCACGTTGCCGTTCGGCATCGTGATCCCGCTGCTGCCACAGGGCTGA
- a CDS encoding magnesium and cobalt transport protein CorA, producing MPSIPPLPSFRGQGRARTPLPRIPVPTARAVVDCAIYLDGKRLPGRFSHADAMAEVRNRGNGFVWVGLHEPDEYQMADIAKTFDLHPLAVEDAVKAHQRPKLERYDDTLFLVLRTVSYVEHELHSISEIVETGDIMVFTGPNFAVTVRHGEHTGLAGVRKELEGHPEQLMFGPGAVLHAVADHVVDSYIEVAHAVENDIDEMEEEVFTPRTQVTIESIYQLKREVVELRRAVNPLQIPLQLLGHKPDLPLPKEIRRYLRDVADHHTTVAERITDFDESLSELISAALAKIGVQQNTDMRKISSWVAIAAVPTMIAGIYGMNFDTMPELRQVWGYPVVLVVIATICTGLFVTFRRNNWL from the coding sequence GTGCCATCCATTCCGCCGCTGCCGTCCTTCCGCGGCCAGGGTCGAGCGCGTACACCGCTGCCCCGTATTCCCGTTCCCACCGCACGTGCGGTGGTCGACTGCGCGATCTACCTCGACGGCAAGCGGCTGCCCGGCCGGTTCAGCCATGCCGATGCGATGGCCGAGGTCCGCAATCGCGGCAATGGGTTCGTGTGGGTCGGGCTGCACGAACCGGACGAGTATCAGATGGCTGATATCGCCAAGACCTTCGACTTGCACCCGTTGGCCGTCGAAGACGCGGTCAAAGCACATCAACGACCGAAATTGGAACGCTACGACGACACCCTGTTCCTCGTGCTGCGCACCGTCAGCTATGTCGAGCACGAACTGCACAGCATCAGTGAGATCGTCGAGACCGGCGACATCATGGTCTTCACCGGACCCAATTTCGCGGTGACCGTCCGACACGGCGAGCACACCGGACTCGCCGGCGTCCGAAAGGAACTGGAGGGCCATCCCGAACAGCTCATGTTCGGCCCCGGCGCGGTGCTGCACGCGGTCGCGGACCATGTTGTGGATTCCTACATCGAGGTGGCCCATGCCGTCGAGAACGATATCGACGAGATGGAGGAGGAGGTCTTCACACCGCGCACCCAGGTCACGATCGAATCGATCTACCAGCTCAAGCGCGAGGTGGTAGAGCTGCGGCGCGCGGTCAATCCGCTACAGATCCCGCTCCAACTGCTCGGCCACAAGCCGGATCTACCGCTCCCCAAGGAAATTCGGCGCTACCTGCGCGACGTCGCCGACCATCACACCACCGTCGCCGAACGCATCACCGACTTCGACGAGTCGTTGAGCGAACTGATCAGCGCCGCGCTGGCCAAGATAGGCGTGCAGCAGAACACCGATATGCGCAAGATATCGTCCTGGGTCGCCATCGCCGCGGTGCCGACGATGATCGCCGGAATCTACGGAATGAACTTCGACACCATGCCAGAGCTGCGGCAGGTCTGGGGGTACCCCGTCGTTCTCGTCGTCATCGCCACCATCTGCACCGGCCTGTTCGTCACTTTCCGCCGCAACAACTGGCTCTGA
- a CDS encoding DUF1003 domain-containing protein, translating into MSDKSTSGRAGPSSARQRLETPVESRFRIDWDAEALARSSERVARFLGTGRYLAIQTILVIVWIALNVFVIALRWDPYPFILLNLAFSTQAAYAAPLILLAQNRQDNRDRVSLEEDRTRAAQTKADTEFLARELAALRIAVGEVATRDYLRRELDEMREVLDRIEAAAGSSDRVTQAEKPAKANRKKSSGRKPTQGPEWPPLTHD; encoded by the coding sequence ATGAGTGACAAATCCACGAGCGGCCGGGCCGGGCCGAGTTCGGCGCGCCAACGCCTCGAAACGCCGGTCGAATCCAGGTTCCGCATCGATTGGGACGCCGAGGCATTGGCGCGCAGTAGCGAGCGGGTCGCCCGATTCCTCGGCACCGGGCGATACCTGGCGATCCAGACCATCCTCGTGATCGTCTGGATTGCGTTGAACGTGTTCGTGATCGCGCTGCGCTGGGACCCGTATCCGTTCATCCTGCTCAATCTGGCGTTCTCCACCCAGGCCGCCTACGCGGCGCCGCTGATCCTGCTTGCCCAGAACCGGCAGGACAACCGCGACCGAGTGTCGTTGGAGGAGGACCGAACTCGCGCCGCACAGACCAAAGCCGACACCGAATTCCTCGCCCGCGAACTCGCGGCATTGCGCATCGCGGTCGGTGAAGTGGCCACCCGCGACTATCTGCGTCGGGAGTTGGACGAAATGCGTGAAGTGCTCGATCGCATCGAAGCCGCTGCGGGGTCTTCGGATCGAGTCACGCAGGCTGAAAAACCCGCAAAGGCGAATCGCAAGAAAAGCTCCGGGCGAAAGCCGACGCAGGGCCCGGAATGGCCGCCACTAACTCATGATTGA
- a CDS encoding general stress protein codes for MTNPMGNANRARQGLPTPPTGWPVGSYPTYAEAQKAVDFLADGQFPVQDVTIVGVDLMQVERVLYRLTWGKVIGGGVVSGAWLGLFLGLLLSLFTTSGALGPLIVGLVGGIIFGVISTSIPYAATRGQRDFASTMQLVAGRYDVLCDPKSAEQARDMLARLAI; via the coding sequence ATGACGAATCCCATGGGGAACGCGAATCGCGCCCGGCAGGGTCTGCCGACGCCGCCGACCGGCTGGCCGGTGGGCTCGTATCCGACCTATGCCGAGGCGCAGAAGGCGGTCGATTTTCTGGCCGACGGGCAGTTCCCGGTACAGGACGTGACCATCGTCGGCGTCGATCTCATGCAGGTCGAGCGGGTCCTATATCGACTGACCTGGGGCAAGGTCATCGGGGGCGGCGTCGTGTCCGGCGCGTGGCTCGGGCTGTTCCTCGGTCTGCTGCTGAGCCTGTTCACCACCAGCGGCGCGCTCGGCCCGCTGATCGTCGGTCTGGTCGGCGGCATCATCTTCGGTGTCATCTCGACCTCGATCCCGTACGCGGCGACCAGGGGCCAGCGCGATTTCGCCTCCACCATGCAGTTGGTGGCCGGCCGCTACGACGTGCTGTGCGACCCCAAGTCGGCCGAGCAGGCGCGCGACATGCTGGCGCGGCTGGCGATCTGA
- a CDS encoding DNA-3-methyladenine glycosylase I — protein MSAGGDTAGDGLIRCPWSEASQLYRDYHDHEWGRPLHGADAMFERVCLEAFQSGLSWITILRKRPAFRTAFAGFEISKVAAFGDDDVARLLADAGIVRNRSKIVAAIANARVALDLDIGLDELIWSFAPPPRPRPRQVADVPAITTESVALAKELKRRGFRFVGPTTAYALMQATGMVDDHLADCWVDGDLSNTGRAVTFRTQVSVHNSDREE, from the coding sequence GTGAGTGCCGGTGGCGATACGGCAGGCGACGGCCTGATCCGCTGCCCGTGGTCGGAGGCCTCCCAGCTCTACCGTGACTACCACGATCACGAATGGGGCAGGCCGCTGCACGGCGCGGACGCGATGTTCGAACGGGTCTGCCTCGAAGCGTTCCAATCGGGGCTCTCGTGGATCACCATCCTGCGCAAACGACCCGCCTTCCGGACCGCATTCGCCGGGTTCGAGATCAGTAAGGTCGCCGCGTTCGGCGATGACGATGTGGCGCGGTTGCTCGCCGACGCCGGCATCGTGCGCAACCGGTCCAAGATCGTCGCCGCCATCGCCAACGCGCGCGTGGCCCTCGACCTCGATATCGGTCTCGACGAGTTGATCTGGTCGTTCGCACCGCCGCCGCGCCCGCGCCCGCGGCAGGTCGCCGATGTGCCCGCGATCACCACCGAATCCGTAGCTCTGGCAAAAGAATTGAAGCGACGTGGGTTCCGTTTCGTCGGCCCGACAACCGCCTACGCACTGATGCAGGCGACCGGAATGGTCGACGATCACCTGGCCGATTGCTGGGTCGATGGTGACCTGTCCAACACAGGTCGAGCGGTCACATTTCGAACTCAGGTATCCGTCCACAACAGCGATAGGGAAGAATAG
- a CDS encoding DivIVA domain-containing protein, giving the protein MLTLLLYVLIVGLVAAVLFLVASAVFGRSEELGPLPEGTTATVLPVEGISGADVRALRFQQVVRGYKAGEVDWALTRLAARIDELQIQLAEARSLPRQVSVTPESK; this is encoded by the coding sequence ATGCTCACGCTGCTGTTGTATGTGCTGATCGTCGGCTTGGTCGCCGCGGTGCTATTTCTTGTCGCCAGTGCGGTGTTCGGACGGTCGGAGGAGCTCGGACCGTTGCCGGAGGGGACGACGGCGACCGTGCTTCCGGTGGAGGGGATCTCCGGAGCGGACGTGCGGGCGTTGCGCTTTCAGCAGGTGGTGCGCGGCTACAAGGCCGGTGAGGTGGACTGGGCGTTGACCAGGCTGGCCGCCAGGATCGATGAGTTGCAGATACAGCTTGCGGAGGCGCGCAGCCTCCCGCGGCAGGTTTCGGTCACGCCGGAGTCGAAGTGA
- a CDS encoding putative RNA methyltransferase, with the protein MSPASRSALADVAGLLACPECGLGFEPQDRVLRCGAGHSFDIARQGYVSLLTGASTKMTGDTAAMLDARAAFQGKGHFAPIAVAVAAAIGSTSGTVLEVGAGTGYYLAGVLDGAPDARGVALDVAKPAARRNARAHPRAASVLADAWRGLPIRDGALSRVLSVFAPRNPGEVARVLGVDGSFIVATPTERHLAELIQPLGMLTVDPDKDRRLGAAMSGHFDAIDRTLVEYSMKLDRADVADVVAMGPSGHHADHADDPRIAAMPETVEVTASVLVSSYRKPLG; encoded by the coding sequence GTGTCACCAGCTAGTCGCTCGGCGCTTGCTGATGTGGCCGGTCTATTGGCCTGCCCCGAATGCGGTCTCGGATTCGAGCCGCAGGATCGAGTGCTGCGCTGCGGAGCCGGGCACAGCTTCGACATAGCCCGGCAGGGTTACGTCAGTCTGTTGACCGGCGCGTCGACCAAGATGACCGGTGATACCGCGGCGATGCTCGACGCGCGTGCCGCATTTCAAGGTAAGGGACATTTCGCGCCGATCGCCGTTGCGGTCGCCGCGGCGATCGGTTCGACGTCCGGCACAGTGCTGGAGGTCGGCGCAGGCACCGGCTATTACCTTGCCGGTGTGCTCGACGGCGCGCCGGACGCCCGCGGGGTCGCGCTGGACGTGGCCAAGCCCGCGGCTCGGCGCAACGCTCGTGCGCATCCGCGCGCCGCGTCGGTGCTCGCCGACGCCTGGCGCGGACTGCCGATCCGGGACGGCGCGCTGAGCCGGGTGCTCTCGGTATTCGCGCCACGCAATCCCGGTGAGGTCGCCCGAGTGCTCGGCGTGGACGGCAGTTTTATTGTCGCCACCCCCACCGAACGCCATCTGGCCGAGTTGATCCAGCCGCTCGGCATGCTGACGGTGGACCCGGACAAGGATCGTAGGCTCGGCGCGGCCATGTCCGGCCATTTCGATGCCATCGACCGCACGCTCGTCGAGTACTCGATGAAACTCGATCGGGCCGACGTGGCCGATGTGGTCGCGATGGGCCCGTCCGGTCACCATGCCGACCACGCCGACGACCCGCGCATCGCTGCCATGCCCGAGACCGTTGAGGTCACCGCGTCCGTTCTGGTGTCCAGCTACCGCAAACCGCTCGGCTAG